The Daucus carota subsp. sativus chromosome 2, DH1 v3.0, whole genome shotgun sequence genome includes a window with the following:
- the LOC108207759 gene encoding F-box protein At5g18160-like, with the protein MHRRKRTRRNRSTHELPQHIIHNEILTRLPAKYIARFSLVCKSWKTLFSTPEFINSHRLHSHSHKDEGDFLIAKKDPLGPGIFILSHSSENQVPAVSAAYNLLLGSIHGLVCMASLTGKVFCLWNPVLGKFMEIRLPSEHSENCDAQLLGGFSWDHVQNDYKLVVVGYNHSTASSTRFSVYSFKYGSWTGVPVNPDHSMLFVPSNFMTPPITIVKGLPYWGCITYFLLPGMRRRRKFIFGYKFVAASNEFTMLPYLDSVRIRGKDFKFVNIKDCFVGLAYRDNMADIYSLDNESFDHGVWSKIYTIGPINNSLEALWPSNCFENGGDNLVACPIGPVYICDPKTKKTEVLRCEHKSKHSVPRKCSTYIPALILRLCFSYMPTLVCVQGMKTMQEFSVEESKKLTLESDRSCC; encoded by the coding sequence ATGCATAGAAGAAAGAGAACTCGAAGGAACAGAAGCACTCATGAGCTACCACAACATATAATACACAATGAGATACTCACTCGACTACCAGCAAAGTATATAGCGCGATTCAGCTTGGTTTGTAAATCCTGGAAAACTCTATTCTCCACTCCTGAATTCATAAATTCCCATCGTCTACACTCCCATTCCCACAAAGATGAAGGAGATTTTCTTATAGCCAAGAAAGACCCTCTTGGCCCTGGAATCTTCATCTTATCGCACTCCAGTGAAAATCAGGTCCCTGCAGTTTCCGCTGCCTATAATCTCTTGCTTGGTTCTATTCACGGATTAGTCTGCATGGCTTCTCTCACAGGAAAAGTGTTCTGTTTGTGGAATCCGGTTTTGGGGAAATTTATGGAAATTCGCCTTCCATCTGAGCATTCGGAGAATTGTGATGCACAGCTTCTCGGAGGATTCAGCTGGGATCATGTGCAGAACGATTATAAACTGGTGGTGGTGGGTTACAATCATTCTACTGCATCCTCCACAAGATTTTCTGTTTACTCATTCAAGTATGGTAGTTGGACTGGAGTGCCAGTTAACCCTGATCATTCCATGTTGTTTGTACCTAGTAACTTTATGACACCTCCTATTACTATTGTAAAGGGACTTCCTTACTGGGGCTGCATAACATATTTTCTTTTGCCCGGAATGAGGCGTAGGCGTAAATTCATCTTCGGATACAAGTTTGTGGCTGCAAGTAATGAGTTCACAATGTTGCCATATTTGGATTCGGTCAGAATTCGCGGCAAAGATTTCAAGTTTGTCAATATCAAGGATTGTTTTGTTGGGTTGGCGTATCGAGATAACATGGCTGATATCTATTCTCTGGACAACGAGTCTTTTGATCATGGTGTTTGGAGTAAGATTTATACTATTGGACCCATAAATAATTCTCTTGAAGCTCTGTGGCCTTCCAATTGTTTTGAGAATGGTGGTGACAATTTGGTTGCTTGTCCTATAGGCCCGGTGTATATCTGTGATCccaaaacaaagaaaactgaGGTGCTCAGGTGTGAGCATAAGAGCAAGCATTCTGTCCCCAGAAAGTGTAGCACTTATATCCCAGCTTTGATCCTCAGATTGTGTTTCAGTTATATGCCAACTTTGGTTTGTGTTCAAGGAATGAAGACAATGCAAGAATTTTCAGTTGAGGAATCAAAGAAGCTAACCTTGGAATCAGACAGAAGTTGTTGCTGA